TCGATAGCTTTTCCATATTGTCCGGTTGCTAATCCTGACCACCGTTCCATCAACGCCCGCCGTTGCTCCAGAAAATCCGTCCGCTTGTAAGCTTGCACCGTCTTAGACCCAACCATGTGGCTAATGCACATTTCGGCCACGTCATGCGGCGCGTTCGTCGCCTCTGCCAACCAGACCCGCAGGGATGTGCGGAAACCGTGGGGGCGCTCTTTCATGCCCCGCCGATCCATCAGAGCGGTCATGGTCATGTCGGATATGACGCCTCGCTTGACGCCGGGAAACAGGAACCCGTCGCGGGCAAACTTGTGCGCCTCTGCAATCACGCGCTGGGCCTCGGTTGAAAGTGGGACGCGAAAATCGTTGGTAGCGCCCTTGCGGCCTTTCATATCCTCGGCGGGGATGGTCCAAACGTTTCCTTCGATCTGGTCCACATGGATATTGCGCAGCGGACTAGACCGCGCGCCCGTCAGGATAAGCAGTCGCAAAGCCAGTTCTGTAATACTACCCCCAAGGGACTGATAAAATTCAGGGACGTCCTGCCACGGGAGAGAAGGGATGTTTGTTACCGTATGCCGTTGTTTGCCCAAAAGTGCCTTGGCCTTTTCCGTCGCCTGTAAATCAACCTCCAGCCCCAGCGCCGACGCGTGACGCATGACGATGCTAAGACGGTTCATAGCCTTGCGCGCGGTGTCGGCTTTGGTGTGCCAGATAGGGGCCAGCGTGTCGCGAATATCCTTTTGGTCGATATCGGCCACCGGAACCTTGCCCAGCTTTGGCAGGACGTGCAGTTCAAGCGGCGAAAACCAGCGCCCCGCCTTTCCGTCGCCTTTCAGTTCGGCCTTGCGGCTTTCGAAGGCGTCCAGGGCGATATCGGCCAGCATGTGGATATTGCGCGCGGCCTCGCGCCGCTGCCGGTCGCGTTCTTTGATTGGGTCCAGACCTTGCCGCGCTACGGCCCGCCATTTTTCGGCTTCCTCGCGCGCCTCTTTCAATGAGCGGTCAGGATAAGCCCCAAGGCCCATTTCGCGTCGCCTGCCGTGTATGGTGACACGCAGCACCCATTGCGCGCCTCCGTCCACGCGCCTGACCAACCAAAGCCCCCCGCCGTCCGCATGTTTGCCGATGCTGGCGGCCTTCACCTCGGATGCACTCAGTCGATTTATGGCACGGCCCATTCTCAATCCACCTCTCTATCCCCCTCAACATATGGTATGCTATGGGGCGTTGTGAAGCGTTGTGGAGCAAACTAGATAGCAAATTCGCCTATTTTATTGGAGTTTAGGTGTTTCACGGTGCATCAAGATATAGGTCTTAGACGCCTCTCCTGGGCACCAACGTCAACCCCAAGAACGCAAATTTGCAGTATTTCTAAGGGTTTTTGGCCGTCGCTCCTCAAAACTGCGACACAACTGAGGTTTCCTGACATGGGAAATCATCCCCCTTTGCTTAGCGCTTTGTCGCACAAACTCACTTGAGGACGGCTTCCCCTTACCCCGGACGGATTAAACCCATGGCCTCGGTACGGGGTATGCCAAGAGCTGTGAAGCCGTTGAGGATCGCGGCGCGGATTTGGATCTCTGTAACCTGACGATCGAGGTCGCGCGCCGAGAGGCGCTGCCAAGTAGTTTTACACAATGCATCCATTGACCGACAGGGTTATGCGTAGCATGATCCCGAGAGGTTTCGTTTTGACGCGGCTCCGGCGGTGATACCCGGTCAGACTTCGCCACAGAGCGCGACCCAGGTACTTCGAGGAACGCACCGCTTAGTTGCGCGCTTTCGTTCCTGCGGTGTCAGGCTTCCACATCCTGGCGATCTTGCGGGGCGGGATAACAGCATGGACCTTGCGGGTTGCAATCGCATCATGGTATTTGCGTCTATCGTTTGCTCCGTCCAGTGCCCTGCGAAGCAACAAATGTCACCAACTCGCGTGTTATCCCCTGCCCCGCCAGATCGAGAGCGACGCCGCAGCGTTTGGGCTGGATCCAGATGGCGTGGACTGCTTTGAGATAATGGCGGGTCTGCACAGCCTCTTTCAAGCGGCCAGGAATGCCGGGGTTGTCCAATCTGACGAGGCTGTAACATGCGCAGATCTGCTGTGTTCGGCGACAATCGATGCCATCACCCGATCAGATGTTCTCAGCCCGGACGCGATACGCACTGCTCGAAACAGGACCAAGGCGCTGCAACCTGACGAACGTTACGCTACCCCCAAACATCGGTGGCGGACGCTGCCTACTCAGGTCAGGATGACAGCTGAGCACAAGCCACAACAGGATGGGTCAGGCGAACGAATTCCAGGCGTCTATGTTGTGAGCAATGAGGCTCGTGAAGACGATCTGGGACTGGAAGCACTGACCGCGCTCTGGGGCCGTAGCGCTCTTGCGCGCGTTAATGATGACAGAACCAGGTGGTCCAGCTTGCGGCAAGGTCTGCGCCTCTTGCAGGACTGCGAAAAGCATCGGGTATTGAGGCGCGGCTACTGTCTCCAAGCCTTATTGATAACGATCTGATCTCTGCTGGCAGACAGTGAGCCGTTTTGGAGCGAGGGGGCGCAGAAGTGCATGCCCGTGGCGCTCAGAAACAGCAAACCCGTTGCAGAATTCCGCTCGGCCTGCGGCCCTTCCGCAACTTGGATTCCGGGGCGGACCTCAACCCAGTCGACAATAAAACCAAACGGCGCATAGTCATCTTTGGTTTAGGCAGTAGCAAGAATGCCGAGTATCTTGGTCTTTGAATGGCTGCTTTCGACTTGCGGAGGTATGATCCAGGCACGTGCAGCGAATGCACACATTTCGCCCTCCCGCACCTAAAGAGTCAACGCTAAGCCTCGTTAGAACGCGGTGAGCGCTGGCGCTGAAAACCTTTCTCAGCAAAACCGGCAGAAAATGCTTCGCCTTCAAGACTTTCGGCCAATGACATTCGTGCATGGCGAAACAATGGAGATGGACAATGCACACAATGACGAATGCGGATCACCCGATTAATTCGTCGCTCCGGTCGTCGGTTTCGCCAAAGCGTTTGAGGGTGGCGGGTTTGGTGCCTTCGTAGATTCGGTCCAGGTTTTGGCTGATCTTCACGTTCTCACGCTCAAACAGGCAGTTGCCCTCGAGATCTGAGGCTACGATAAACGGGCCCATTTTGCGACAACGAATGACCCACATGGCCTGCGCCAGTCCAAGCTCTTCGTTCCAGTGCACGGCCTCGACGTTTTCAACCCCGCGCCCCAAGAGCGCGCCGGTGCCGTAGCCAACCGTCGACAGGTAGACTGTACCATTAGGAACGAAATAGTCCTTGTAGTCTTTTGAAGACATGCCGCCCTTGCCGATGATCAACTTGGCGCCGGTCTTGGCGATCCATTCTGGCAGCCATTTGGCAAAGCGAAAACTCGCCGTAGCGGTGACCGCCCCCATGTCAAACGAACCATCTGCATTGATCCGGGCGGCAGGCGAACAGTGGAAATTCGCCGCGCTTTCCGACGGTAGTTCCATCGGTATATTGGCCTTTTCCTCCAGCGCGCGCATATAGACGCCCTCTCGCGCCGTATACATCAGCCCGTCGAGATAGACGATATCGCCCAGACGCAGCGCCGCGATTTCTTTAGACGTTGGAGTGGTGCTCAGGGTAATCTCACGCGGTTTCATGGCTGGCCTCCTGAAGCGGTTCCCATTCAACGGATTCGCGGCGTTGATAATCAGTAAACCAATCGGGATCGGTGCGATATTCCACCCGCCCGTCGGGGAATAGCCGTGCCACTGCTCGGCGAGACGACAGGCAGAAGGCATGCACCGACATCTGCATACCGCCGGTGTGACAATAGCCCACCTCGATATTGGTATCGATCACCATGTTCTTGCCGACAAATCCCATCGCGCCCATGCCGATCGAATTGCCCAGCTCTTTCAGTTCGTCCTCAAGGGCTGCTATCCTGGGGTCCGAATTGCGACTGCCTACAATTCGTAAGGTCGAGGCGCGTTTGCCCAGAACCATGCAAGTATCTTTGGAGCCGCCCAGCCCGATGCCGATGATCGCGGGCTGACAGGCCAGCCCGCGTTTGCCAAAGGCAACAAGGCAATCAAGATAGAACCGCTTGATGCCTTCGATCCCGTCGGAGGGAAACAGCATTCGGTAGTCAGTGCCGAAGAGCCCGCCCTTGTGCACGGTGATCAGGTCAATCCAATCGCCGTCCGGTTCGAACCCATATTCGATCTCGGGCGCGCCGATGCCGACATTGTTGTTGTGATCGGTGCGCCACAGCGGATGCACCCGGTTGGGGCGCAGGGGTACACCGTTGGTCGCCTCAGCCGTGGCGCGGCGCAGCGCGGTTTCGAGCGCTACCGGTCCGCCTTCGATCTGTGCCTCGTTGCCCATCTTCACGAACCAGCGCGGCACACCGGTATCCCCACACATGGCGCGGCGATCCTCTTTGGCGGCCTCGTAGTTTTCCAGCATGGCCTTCAGAACAAAGGAGGACAGATCTCCATCTTCGGTCCTCGCCGCCGCCTGCAACCCTTCAAGGTAATCCTCGGGGATCTCGATGGCCGCCTTGTTCATCAGCGTTTCGGCGGTGGATTGAATAAGGTCGATAGGAATCATGGTTGCGCCACCAATGTTTCGGGTTCGCCTTCTGGCAGAACGGTTTCTCCGGGCTTGACGATGGAGAACTGCACGTTTTCGCGGCTCACCTCGACGCGGTCGCCGGACTTGCAGGCGACGGTGAAGTAGGAGCTTTCGAGATCGCCAGGGTCCGGGAAATCTTCACGAAAATGCGCACCACGCGAGTTCTCGCGCACGAGCCCCGCTTTGGCAATCACCTCAGACACCTCGACCAGCGAGGCCATGTTCAGCCAATCATGCCAAGTCAGGTTGAAGGCGAGGTTTGAGTCGTCGACACCGGTTTCCAGCAACGCGCCCCCGATCCCGGCAATGCGGTCAATTGCTCGGGTCATCCCGGTTTGCGTGCGCATAACGCCCACATCATCCCACATTGCGTTTTGCAGTTCCTGGCGTAAGCCCAGAACATGACCAGGCGTCTTGGACAAGGGCCGCAGGGCACGCTCAACTTCGGCTGCGAGCACTGCCTCATCCGGGTCGCGCAAAGCGCCCATCTTGCGGATATCTATCCCCATCGTGTCACCGGCCACACCGCCATAGACGGTAGAGTTGGCCACTCCGTTGCCGCCAAGACGGTTTGACCCATGCGCGCCGCCCGCGTCTTCTCCGGCTACATAGAGCCCCTCCATCGCAGTCCTGGTGTCCGCATCAACCACCACACCGCCCATGAAATAATGCGCGGTCGGCACCACCTCGACCGTGCCTGCGGCCAGATCGAAACCGCTGTCAGCACAGCGGTTAACCATGCCCTTGAACTTCTTACGCACATTATCTGGCCCCAGATGCGCCATCGAGATGAACACGCCCTCTTGCTCGGGATTGTTGTTCTTGCGCATCTCGGCATAGATGCCACGGCTAACCACGTCACGGGTGGCCCGCTCGCCCTTGGCGTCATAGTCAAACATGAAGCGCTGGCCGGAATGGCCGATCAACTGCCCGCCTGCGCCGCGCAGCCCTTCTTCCAGCACGGTGCCGGTCATCCGGGTGTGATCGCCCGCGAGCAAGCCGGTGGGGTGGAACTGCACCATTTCCATATCACGCAGGGTCAGACCTGCGCGCAGGGCCATGGCCAACCCGTCCATCGTTTTGTCACCCGAAGGTGTGTGATACTTGTACATCGTCGGGCCGCCTCCTGTGCCCATCATGACGGTTTTGGCCCGGACAAAACGAAATTTGCCCGTGCGCATGTCGATGAACAGAACCCCGGCGAGGGCAGAGCCATCATTGGTCGGAATCAACCCGATAGCCCGGTGCTCCGGTAGCTTTTCGATCGGGCGGCTTAGCACCTGCTCCATCAGCCGGTTGATGATCTCGATGCCTGTCAAGTCGCCCTTATGCACAGTGCGGTCGGCGGTTTGCCCAGCAAAAGCCTTGTGATGCAGACGGCCATCGGCCTCACGGTCAAAGAAACAGCCAATCTCGTTTTCCAGCTCTCGCACCCGCACAACGGCCTGTTCGCAGAGCTTCCACGCCATTTCCTGATTGGGCAGCCATTTGCCGCCGTTAATCGTGTCCATGAAATGCCGCTCCACGCTGTCGCCATGGCCAAGCGCGACGTTATAGCCGCCCTGCACCATGCGGGTGCAGCCGCATTTCCCGATCAGGCCTTTGACCGCAATCGTAATCTTTGTCCCCTCGGGCGCTGTCTGTTGGGCATGAAGCGCGGCAAACATCCCGGCGCCGCCGGTTCCGAGGATCAGGATATCGGTGTCGTGACGTTCGATATTCATAGATTACACCGCCTTCAAAAGGAAAAGCCCGGATACCAGAACTGCGCCGGACAGGGCGGCAGCAGCCAGGGTCTTGTGGCGGGGTGGCCAGGGCAAGAATTCCAACGCCAATAGCCGCAACCCGCCAAAGAAATGCACCGCCAGCAGGAAGACCAAGCCGCCTTCGGCCAGTTTGACGATGGGCTGCTCGGCCCAATGCAGGAACCCGTCAAGCCGGTCGGGCGAAGTCAGCGCCAGAGACAGCACATAGAAATGGGTCGGCAGGAACAGCGCCAGCGCCAACCCCGACAAACGATGCAGCAGAAAGGCGAACCACAAAGAATGATTGCGATAGCTTTGCATCAGAGTACCGTCACGGCCATCACGGCCCGTGCCCCCATCCCCGCAAACACTCCGAAACTACCCAGCGTCAGGAGCGACAGACCTAACCCGCGCAGCCCTGTTACCTCATGCATAATCACGCGCAGGCCGAGGGCCGCGTGCAACGACGCGGCAGCGACAAACAGGCCGTAGAACAGCATCCAGAACAACGAGCCTTGGGTG
This window of the Rhodobacteraceae bacterium LMO-JJ12 genome carries:
- a CDS encoding integrase arm-type DNA-binding domain-containing protein, whose translation is MGRAINRLSASEVKAASIGKHADGGGLWLVRRVDGGAQWVLRVTIHGRRREMGLGAYPDRSLKEAREEAEKWRAVARQGLDPIKERDRQRREAARNIHMLADIALDAFESRKAELKGDGKAGRWFSPLELHVLPKLGKVPVADIDQKDIRDTLAPIWHTKADTARKAMNRLSIVMRHASALGLEVDLQATEKAKALLGKQRHTVTNIPSLPWQDVPEFYQSLGGSITELALRLLILTGARSSPLRNIHVDQIEGNVWTIPAEDMKGRKGATNDFRVPLSTEAQRVIAEAHKFARDGFLFPGVKRGVISDMTMTALMDRRGMKERPHGFRTSLRVWLAEATNAPHDVAEMCISHMVGSKTVQAYKRTDFLEQRRALMERWSGLATGQYGKAIEFVPRDVS
- a CDS encoding fumarate hydratase C-terminal domain-containing protein, which produces MKPREITLSTTPTSKEIAALRLGDIVYLDGLMYTAREGVYMRALEEKANIPMELPSESAANFHCSPAARINADGSFDMGAVTATASFRFAKWLPEWIAKTGAKLIIGKGGMSSKDYKDYFVPNGTVYLSTVGYGTGALLGRGVENVEAVHWNEELGLAQAMWVIRCRKMGPFIVASDLEGNCLFERENVKISQNLDRIYEGTKPATLKRFGETDDRSDELIG
- a CDS encoding fumarate hydratase gives rise to the protein MIPIDLIQSTAETLMNKAAIEIPEDYLEGLQAAARTEDGDLSSFVLKAMLENYEAAKEDRRAMCGDTGVPRWFVKMGNEAQIEGGPVALETALRRATAEATNGVPLRPNRVHPLWRTDHNNNVGIGAPEIEYGFEPDGDWIDLITVHKGGLFGTDYRMLFPSDGIEGIKRFYLDCLVAFGKRGLACQPAIIGIGLGGSKDTCMVLGKRASTLRIVGSRNSDPRIAALEDELKELGNSIGMGAMGFVGKNMVIDTNIEVGYCHTGGMQMSVHAFCLSSRRAVARLFPDGRVEYRTDPDWFTDYQRRESVEWEPLQEASHETA
- a CDS encoding FAD-binding protein — encoded protein: MNIERHDTDILILGTGGAGMFAALHAQQTAPEGTKITIAVKGLIGKCGCTRMVQGGYNVALGHGDSVERHFMDTINGGKWLPNQEMAWKLCEQAVVRVRELENEIGCFFDREADGRLHHKAFAGQTADRTVHKGDLTGIEIINRLMEQVLSRPIEKLPEHRAIGLIPTNDGSALAGVLFIDMRTGKFRFVRAKTVMMGTGGGPTMYKYHTPSGDKTMDGLAMALRAGLTLRDMEMVQFHPTGLLAGDHTRMTGTVLEEGLRGAGGQLIGHSGQRFMFDYDAKGERATRDVVSRGIYAEMRKNNNPEQEGVFISMAHLGPDNVRKKFKGMVNRCADSGFDLAAGTVEVVPTAHYFMGGVVVDADTRTAMEGLYVAGEDAGGAHGSNRLGGNGVANSTVYGGVAGDTMGIDIRKMGALRDPDEAVLAAEVERALRPLSKTPGHVLGLRQELQNAMWDDVGVMRTQTGMTRAIDRIAGIGGALLETGVDDSNLAFNLTWHDWLNMASLVEVSEVIAKAGLVRENSRGAHFREDFPDPGDLESSYFTVACKSGDRVEVSRENVQFSIVKPGETVLPEGEPETLVAQP
- the sdhC gene encoding succinate dehydrogenase, cytochrome b556 subunit, with translation MQSYRNHSLWFAFLLHRLSGLALALFLPTHFYVLSLALTSPDRLDGFLHWAEQPIVKLAEGGLVFLLAVHFFGGLRLLALEFLPWPPRHKTLAAAALSGAVLVSGLFLLKAV
- a CDS encoding succinate dehydrogenase yields the protein MLDIRLYMAQRLSAMVMAPLVLTHIVVMVIAIQGGLSAVEILDRTQGSLFWMLFYGLFVAAASLHAALGLRVIMHEVTGLRGLGLSLLTLGSFGVFAGMGARAVMAVTVL